A genome region from Tursiops truncatus isolate mTurTru1 chromosome 15, mTurTru1.mat.Y, whole genome shotgun sequence includes the following:
- the ADAM33 gene encoding disintegrin and metalloproteinase domain-containing protein 33 isoform X12, protein MRPGYRRARGSPALGLLLLLRLPWPVWGAEAFQGNTPGEPVTLHWVLDGRPRHMVTLEQPQAAGSRIHRNPLQPRWAASSAVPQPHGSLPLPWACEGLPGLLGSPQHLLWDEERRESLGSPRYLELYIVADHTLFLTQHRNLNHTKQRLLEVASYVDQILRTLDIQVALTGLEVWTEEDQSRVTPDANATLWAFLQWRQGLWARQPHDSAQLLTGRAFQGATVGLAPVEGMCRAESSGGVSTDHSELPIGAAATMAHEIGHSLGLSHDPDGCCVEAAAEQGGCVMAAATRHPFPRVFSACSRRQLRAFFSKGGGACLSNAPDSGLLVPRAHCGNGFVEEGEECDCGAGQECPDSCCHAHNCSLRAGAQCTHGDCCAHCLLKPAGAPCRRSAGDCDLPEFCTGVSPYCPPDIYLLDGSPCARGRGYCRDGACPTLEHQCQQLWGPGSRPAPEACFQVVNSAGDAHGNCGQQSDSSFVPCAQSDAQCGKLQCQGGEQSALVPHMVPVDSTVPLGSRQVTCKGALVLPGTQLDLPDLGLVESGTQCGPRMVCQERRCRNTTFRELELCLTACHGRGVCNSNRNCHCALGWAPPFCDKPGFGGSVDSGPMQPENQDTFTLAVILSFLLPLLPGAGLAWCCCRHPELRLQQCLWGSRRDPTCSGTLPPPIAPPTLRTLSEPNSHLEKPVTHGPACTPKQVESKSQDPVSGEK, encoded by the exons ATGCGCCCGGGGTATCGGAGAGCTCGAGGGTCGCCggcgttggggctgctgctgctactgcgaCTACCGTGGCCGGTGTGGGGGGCTGAGGCGTTTCAAG GAAACACCCCTGGAGAGCCAGTCACCCTGCACTGGGTTCTGGATGGACGACCCCGGCACATGGTCACCCTGGAGCAGCCG CAGGCTGCTGGCTCCAGGATACACAGAAACCCACTACAGCCCAGATGGGCAGCCAGTAGTGCTGTTCCCCAACCACACG GATCATTGCCACTACCATGGGCGTGTGAGGGGCTTCCTGGACTCCTGGGTAGTCCTCAGCATCTGCTCTGGGATGAG GAGAGGCGGGAGTCCTTGGGGAGCCCGAGGTACCTGGAGCTGTACATAGTGGCGGATCACACCCTG TTCTTGACCCAGCACCGGAACTTGAACCACACCAAACAGCGTCTTCTGGAGGTCGCCAGCTATGTGGATCAG ATTCTCAGGACTCTGGACATTCAGGTGGCGCTGACCGGCCTGGAAGTGTGGACCGAGGAGGACCAGAGCCGCGTCACGCCAGACGCGAACGCCACGCTCTGGGCCTTCCTGCAGTGGCGCCAGGGACTGTGGGCACGGCAGCCACATGACTCGGCTCAGCTGCTCAC GGGCCGCGCCTTCCAGGGCGCCACCGTGGGCCTGGCGCCGGTCGAGGGCATGTGCCGCGCGGAGAGCTCTGGAGGCGTGAGCACC GACCACTCGGAGCTCCCCATTGGTGCTGCAGCCACCATGGCCCACGAGATAGGCCACAGCCTCGGCCTCAGCCACGACCCCGACGGCTGCTGCGTGGAGGCAGCGGCGGAGCAGGGCGGCTGCGTGATGGCCGCAGCTACCCG GCACCCGTTCCCGCGAGTGTTTAGCGCCTGCAGCCGCCGCCAGCTGCGCGCCTTCTTCAGCAAGGGAGGGGGCGCGTGCCTCTCCAACGCGCCGGACTCCGGGCTCCTAGTGCCCCGGGCGCACTGCGGGAATGGCTTCGTGGAAGAGGGCGAGGAGTGCGACTGCGGCGCCGGCCAG GAGTGCCCGGACTCCTGCTGCCATGCCCACAACTGCTCGCTGCGTGCGGGGGCCCAGTGCACCCACGGGGACTGCTGCGCACACTGCTTG CTGAAGCCGGCGGGTGCGCCTTGCCGCCGGTCTGCGGGCGACTGTGACCTCCCTGAATTCTGCACGGGCGTCTCCCCCTATTGCCCCCCCGACATTTACCTACTGGATGGCTCGCCCTGCGCCAGAGGCCGCGGCTACTGCCGGGACGGCGCGTGTCCCACGCTGGAGCATCAGTGCCAGCAGCTCTGGGGGCCTG GCTCCCGCCCAGCCCCGGAGGCTTGTTTCCAGGTTGTGAACTCTGCGGGAGACGCCCATGGGAACTGCGGCCAGCAAAGCGACAGCAGCTTCGTGCCCTGTGCGcagag CGATGCGCAGTGTGGGAAACTGCAGTGCCAGGGCGGGGAGCAGAGTGCACTGGTGCCACACATGGTGCCGGTGGACTCCACCGTACCCCTAGGCAGCCGCCAGGTGACCTGCAAGGGAGCCCTCGTGCTGCCCGGCACCCAGCTGGACCTGCCTGATTTGGGCCTGGTAGAGTCAGGCACCCAGTGTGGACCTAGAATG GTGTGCCAGGAAAGGCGCTGCCGGAACACTACCTTCCGAGAGCTGGAGCTCTGCCTGACCGCCTGCCATGGTCGCGGG GTTTGCAATAGTAACCGTAATTGCCACTGTGCTCTGGGCTGGGCTCCGCCTTTCTGTGACAAGCCAGGGTTTGGTGGTAGTGTGGACAGCGGTCCTATGCAGCCTGAAA ACCAGGACACCTTCACGCTGGCGGTGATCCTTAGTTTtctgctgcctctgctccctgGGGCCGGCCTGGCCTGGTGCTGCTGCCGGCACCCGGAACTCCGTCTCCAACAATGCCTTTGGGGCTCAAGGAGGGACCCTACGTGCAGTGG CACTCTTCCCCCACCTATTGCTCCGCCGACCTTGAGAACTCTGTCAGAGCCCAACAGCCACCTTGAGAAGCCTGTGACCCACGGCCCTGCTTGTACCCCCAAG CAGGTAGAGTCCAAAAGCCAAGATCCTGTCTCTGGTGAAAAGTGA
- the ADAM33 gene encoding disintegrin and metalloproteinase domain-containing protein 33 isoform X5: MRPGYRRARGSPALGLLLLLRLPWPVWGAEAFQGNTPGEPVTLHWVLDGRPRHMVTLEQPVSKLEVGLVVLKAEGQELLLELEKNHRLLAPGYTETHYSPDGQPVVLFPNHTDHCHYHGRVRGFLDSWVVLSICSGMRGLITLSSNASYYVHPWPAGDSKDFLTHKIFRTEQLLSWKGACGYRDPGDKRDMARLSCATQIRERRESLGSPRYLELYIVADHTLFLTQHRNLNHTKQRLLEVASYVDQILRTLDIQVALTGLEVWTEEDQSRVTPDANATLWAFLQWRQGLWARQPHDSAQLLTGRAFQGATVGLAPVEGMCRAESSGGVSTDHSELPIGAAATMAHEIGHSLGLSHDPDGCCVEAAAEQGGCVMAAATRHPFPRVFSACSRRQLRAFFSKGGGACLSNAPDSGLLVPRAHCGNGFVEEGEECDCGAGQECPDSCCHAHNCSLRAGAQCTHGDCCAHCLLKPAGAPCRRSAGDCDLPEFCTGVSPYCPPDIYLLDGSPCARGRGYCRDGACPTLEHQCQQLWGPGSRPAPEACFQVVNSAGDAHGNCGQQSDSSFVPCAQSDAQCGKLQCQGGEQSALVPHMVPVDSTVPLGSRQVTCKGALVLPGTQLDLPDLGLVESGTQCGPRMVCQERRCRNTTFRELELCLTACHGRGVCNSNRNCHCALGWAPPFCDKPGFGGSVDSGPMQPENQDTFTLAVILSFLLPLLPGAGLAWCCCRHPELRLQQCLWGSRRDPTCSGTLPPPIAPPTLRTLSEPNSHLEKPVTHGPACTPKQVESKSQDPVSGEK; the protein is encoded by the exons ATGCGCCCGGGGTATCGGAGAGCTCGAGGGTCGCCggcgttggggctgctgctgctactgcgaCTACCGTGGCCGGTGTGGGGGGCTGAGGCGTTTCAAG GAAACACCCCTGGAGAGCCAGTCACCCTGCACTGGGTTCTGGATGGACGACCCCGGCACATGGTCACCCTGGAGCAGCCG GTCTCGAAGCTAGAAGTGGGGCTGGTGGTCTTGAAGGCTGAAGGCCAGGAGCTCCTGCTAGAGCTGGAGAAGAATCA CAGGCTGCTGGCTCCAGGATACACAGAAACCCACTACAGCCCAGATGGGCAGCCAGTAGTGCTGTTCCCCAACCACACG GATCATTGCCACTACCATGGGCGTGTGAGGGGCTTCCTGGACTCCTGGGTAGTCCTCAGCATCTGCTCTGGGATGAG GGGCCTGATCACACTCAGCAGCAATGCCAGCTATTATGTGCATCCTTGGCCAGCTGGGGACTCCAAAGACTTCTTGACCCACAAGATCTTCCGGACGGAGCAGCTGCTCAGCTGGAAAGGGGCCTGTGGCTACAGGGACCCTGGGGACAAAAGGGACATGGCCAGGCTTTCGTGTGCCACCCAGATCAGG GAGAGGCGGGAGTCCTTGGGGAGCCCGAGGTACCTGGAGCTGTACATAGTGGCGGATCACACCCTG TTCTTGACCCAGCACCGGAACTTGAACCACACCAAACAGCGTCTTCTGGAGGTCGCCAGCTATGTGGATCAG ATTCTCAGGACTCTGGACATTCAGGTGGCGCTGACCGGCCTGGAAGTGTGGACCGAGGAGGACCAGAGCCGCGTCACGCCAGACGCGAACGCCACGCTCTGGGCCTTCCTGCAGTGGCGCCAGGGACTGTGGGCACGGCAGCCACATGACTCGGCTCAGCTGCTCAC GGGCCGCGCCTTCCAGGGCGCCACCGTGGGCCTGGCGCCGGTCGAGGGCATGTGCCGCGCGGAGAGCTCTGGAGGCGTGAGCACC GACCACTCGGAGCTCCCCATTGGTGCTGCAGCCACCATGGCCCACGAGATAGGCCACAGCCTCGGCCTCAGCCACGACCCCGACGGCTGCTGCGTGGAGGCAGCGGCGGAGCAGGGCGGCTGCGTGATGGCCGCAGCTACCCG GCACCCGTTCCCGCGAGTGTTTAGCGCCTGCAGCCGCCGCCAGCTGCGCGCCTTCTTCAGCAAGGGAGGGGGCGCGTGCCTCTCCAACGCGCCGGACTCCGGGCTCCTAGTGCCCCGGGCGCACTGCGGGAATGGCTTCGTGGAAGAGGGCGAGGAGTGCGACTGCGGCGCCGGCCAG GAGTGCCCGGACTCCTGCTGCCATGCCCACAACTGCTCGCTGCGTGCGGGGGCCCAGTGCACCCACGGGGACTGCTGCGCACACTGCTTG CTGAAGCCGGCGGGTGCGCCTTGCCGCCGGTCTGCGGGCGACTGTGACCTCCCTGAATTCTGCACGGGCGTCTCCCCCTATTGCCCCCCCGACATTTACCTACTGGATGGCTCGCCCTGCGCCAGAGGCCGCGGCTACTGCCGGGACGGCGCGTGTCCCACGCTGGAGCATCAGTGCCAGCAGCTCTGGGGGCCTG GCTCCCGCCCAGCCCCGGAGGCTTGTTTCCAGGTTGTGAACTCTGCGGGAGACGCCCATGGGAACTGCGGCCAGCAAAGCGACAGCAGCTTCGTGCCCTGTGCGcagag CGATGCGCAGTGTGGGAAACTGCAGTGCCAGGGCGGGGAGCAGAGTGCACTGGTGCCACACATGGTGCCGGTGGACTCCACCGTACCCCTAGGCAGCCGCCAGGTGACCTGCAAGGGAGCCCTCGTGCTGCCCGGCACCCAGCTGGACCTGCCTGATTTGGGCCTGGTAGAGTCAGGCACCCAGTGTGGACCTAGAATG GTGTGCCAGGAAAGGCGCTGCCGGAACACTACCTTCCGAGAGCTGGAGCTCTGCCTGACCGCCTGCCATGGTCGCGGG GTTTGCAATAGTAACCGTAATTGCCACTGTGCTCTGGGCTGGGCTCCGCCTTTCTGTGACAAGCCAGGGTTTGGTGGTAGTGTGGACAGCGGTCCTATGCAGCCTGAAA ACCAGGACACCTTCACGCTGGCGGTGATCCTTAGTTTtctgctgcctctgctccctgGGGCCGGCCTGGCCTGGTGCTGCTGCCGGCACCCGGAACTCCGTCTCCAACAATGCCTTTGGGGCTCAAGGAGGGACCCTACGTGCAGTGG CACTCTTCCCCCACCTATTGCTCCGCCGACCTTGAGAACTCTGTCAGAGCCCAACAGCCACCTTGAGAAGCCTGTGACCCACGGCCCTGCTTGTACCCCCAAG CAGGTAGAGTCCAAAAGCCAAGATCCTGTCTCTGGTGAAAAGTGA
- the ADAM33 gene encoding disintegrin and metalloproteinase domain-containing protein 33 isoform X8: MRPGYRRARGSPALGLLLLLRLPWPVWGAEAFQGNTPGEPVTLHWVLDGRPRHMVTLEQPVSKLEVGLVVLKAEGQELLLELEKNHRLLAPGYTETHYSPDGQPVVLFPNHTDHCHYHGRVRGFLDSWVVLSICSGMRGLITLSSNASYYVHPWPAGDSKDFLTHKIFRTEQLLSWKGACGYRDPGDKRDMARLSCATQIRERRESLGSPRYLELYIVADHTLFLTQHRNLNHTKQRLLEVASYVDQVALTGLEVWTEEDQSRVTPDANATLWAFLQWRQGLWARQPHDSAQLLTGRAFQGATVGLAPVEGMCRAESSGGVSTDHSELPIGAAATMAHEIGHSLGLSHDPDGCCVEAAAEQGGCVMAAATRHPFPRVFSACSRRQLRAFFSKGGGACLSNAPDSGLLVPRAHCGNGFVEEGEECDCGAGQECPDSCCHAHNCSLRAGAQCTHGDCCAHCLLKPAGAPCRRSAGDCDLPEFCTGVSPYCPPDIYLLDGSPCARGRGYCRDGACPTLEHQCQQLWGPGSRPAPEACFQVVNSAGDAHGNCGQQSDSSFVPCAQSDAQCGKLQCQGGEQSALVPHMVPVDSTVPLGSRQVTCKGALVLPGTQLDLPDLGLVESGTQCGPRMVCQERRCRNTTFRELELCLTACHGRGVCNSNRNCHCALGWAPPFCDKPGFGGSVDSGPMQPENQDTFTLAVILSFLLPLLPGAGLAWCCCRHPELRLQQCLWGSRRDPTCSGTLPPPIAPPTLRTLSEPNSHLEKPVTHGPACTPKQVESKSQDPVSGEK, translated from the exons ATGCGCCCGGGGTATCGGAGAGCTCGAGGGTCGCCggcgttggggctgctgctgctactgcgaCTACCGTGGCCGGTGTGGGGGGCTGAGGCGTTTCAAG GAAACACCCCTGGAGAGCCAGTCACCCTGCACTGGGTTCTGGATGGACGACCCCGGCACATGGTCACCCTGGAGCAGCCG GTCTCGAAGCTAGAAGTGGGGCTGGTGGTCTTGAAGGCTGAAGGCCAGGAGCTCCTGCTAGAGCTGGAGAAGAATCA CAGGCTGCTGGCTCCAGGATACACAGAAACCCACTACAGCCCAGATGGGCAGCCAGTAGTGCTGTTCCCCAACCACACG GATCATTGCCACTACCATGGGCGTGTGAGGGGCTTCCTGGACTCCTGGGTAGTCCTCAGCATCTGCTCTGGGATGAG GGGCCTGATCACACTCAGCAGCAATGCCAGCTATTATGTGCATCCTTGGCCAGCTGGGGACTCCAAAGACTTCTTGACCCACAAGATCTTCCGGACGGAGCAGCTGCTCAGCTGGAAAGGGGCCTGTGGCTACAGGGACCCTGGGGACAAAAGGGACATGGCCAGGCTTTCGTGTGCCACCCAGATCAGG GAGAGGCGGGAGTCCTTGGGGAGCCCGAGGTACCTGGAGCTGTACATAGTGGCGGATCACACCCTG TTCTTGACCCAGCACCGGAACTTGAACCACACCAAACAGCGTCTTCTGGAGGTCGCCAGCTATGTGGATCAG GTGGCGCTGACCGGCCTGGAAGTGTGGACCGAGGAGGACCAGAGCCGCGTCACGCCAGACGCGAACGCCACGCTCTGGGCCTTCCTGCAGTGGCGCCAGGGACTGTGGGCACGGCAGCCACATGACTCGGCTCAGCTGCTCAC GGGCCGCGCCTTCCAGGGCGCCACCGTGGGCCTGGCGCCGGTCGAGGGCATGTGCCGCGCGGAGAGCTCTGGAGGCGTGAGCACC GACCACTCGGAGCTCCCCATTGGTGCTGCAGCCACCATGGCCCACGAGATAGGCCACAGCCTCGGCCTCAGCCACGACCCCGACGGCTGCTGCGTGGAGGCAGCGGCGGAGCAGGGCGGCTGCGTGATGGCCGCAGCTACCCG GCACCCGTTCCCGCGAGTGTTTAGCGCCTGCAGCCGCCGCCAGCTGCGCGCCTTCTTCAGCAAGGGAGGGGGCGCGTGCCTCTCCAACGCGCCGGACTCCGGGCTCCTAGTGCCCCGGGCGCACTGCGGGAATGGCTTCGTGGAAGAGGGCGAGGAGTGCGACTGCGGCGCCGGCCAG GAGTGCCCGGACTCCTGCTGCCATGCCCACAACTGCTCGCTGCGTGCGGGGGCCCAGTGCACCCACGGGGACTGCTGCGCACACTGCTTG CTGAAGCCGGCGGGTGCGCCTTGCCGCCGGTCTGCGGGCGACTGTGACCTCCCTGAATTCTGCACGGGCGTCTCCCCCTATTGCCCCCCCGACATTTACCTACTGGATGGCTCGCCCTGCGCCAGAGGCCGCGGCTACTGCCGGGACGGCGCGTGTCCCACGCTGGAGCATCAGTGCCAGCAGCTCTGGGGGCCTG GCTCCCGCCCAGCCCCGGAGGCTTGTTTCCAGGTTGTGAACTCTGCGGGAGACGCCCATGGGAACTGCGGCCAGCAAAGCGACAGCAGCTTCGTGCCCTGTGCGcagag CGATGCGCAGTGTGGGAAACTGCAGTGCCAGGGCGGGGAGCAGAGTGCACTGGTGCCACACATGGTGCCGGTGGACTCCACCGTACCCCTAGGCAGCCGCCAGGTGACCTGCAAGGGAGCCCTCGTGCTGCCCGGCACCCAGCTGGACCTGCCTGATTTGGGCCTGGTAGAGTCAGGCACCCAGTGTGGACCTAGAATG GTGTGCCAGGAAAGGCGCTGCCGGAACACTACCTTCCGAGAGCTGGAGCTCTGCCTGACCGCCTGCCATGGTCGCGGG GTTTGCAATAGTAACCGTAATTGCCACTGTGCTCTGGGCTGGGCTCCGCCTTTCTGTGACAAGCCAGGGTTTGGTGGTAGTGTGGACAGCGGTCCTATGCAGCCTGAAA ACCAGGACACCTTCACGCTGGCGGTGATCCTTAGTTTtctgctgcctctgctccctgGGGCCGGCCTGGCCTGGTGCTGCTGCCGGCACCCGGAACTCCGTCTCCAACAATGCCTTTGGGGCTCAAGGAGGGACCCTACGTGCAGTGG CACTCTTCCCCCACCTATTGCTCCGCCGACCTTGAGAACTCTGTCAGAGCCCAACAGCCACCTTGAGAAGCCTGTGACCCACGGCCCTGCTTGTACCCCCAAG CAGGTAGAGTCCAAAAGCCAAGATCCTGTCTCTGGTGAAAAGTGA
- the ADAM33 gene encoding disintegrin and metalloproteinase domain-containing protein 33 isoform X6, whose product MRPGYRRARGSPALGLLLLLRLPWPVWGAEAFQGNTPGEPVTLHWVLDGRPRHMVTLEQPVSKLEVGLVVLKAEGQELLLELEKNQLLAPGYTETHYSPDGQPVVLFPNHTDHCHYHGRVRGFLDSWVVLSICSGMRGLITLSSNASYYVHPWPAGDSKDFLTHKIFRTEQLLSWKGACGYRDPGDKRDMARLSCATQIRERRESLGSPRYLELYIVADHTLFLTQHRNLNHTKQRLLEVASYVDQILRTLDIQVALTGLEVWTEEDQSRVTPDANATLWAFLQWRQGLWARQPHDSAQLLTGRAFQGATVGLAPVEGMCRAESSGGVSTDHSELPIGAAATMAHEIGHSLGLSHDPDGCCVEAAAEQGGCVMAAATRHPFPRVFSACSRRQLRAFFSKGGGACLSNAPDSGLLVPRAHCGNGFVEEGEECDCGAGQECPDSCCHAHNCSLRAGAQCTHGDCCAHCLLKPAGAPCRRSAGDCDLPEFCTGVSPYCPPDIYLLDGSPCARGRGYCRDGACPTLEHQCQQLWGPGSRPAPEACFQVVNSAGDAHGNCGQQSDSSFVPCAQSDAQCGKLQCQGGEQSALVPHMVPVDSTVPLGSRQVTCKGALVLPGTQLDLPDLGLVESGTQCGPRMVCQERRCRNTTFRELELCLTACHGRGVCNSNRNCHCALGWAPPFCDKPGFGGSVDSGPMQPENQDTFTLAVILSFLLPLLPGAGLAWCCCRHPELRLQQCLWGSRRDPTCSGTLPPPIAPPTLRTLSEPNSHLEKPVTHGPACTPKQVESKSQDPVSGEK is encoded by the exons ATGCGCCCGGGGTATCGGAGAGCTCGAGGGTCGCCggcgttggggctgctgctgctactgcgaCTACCGTGGCCGGTGTGGGGGGCTGAGGCGTTTCAAG GAAACACCCCTGGAGAGCCAGTCACCCTGCACTGGGTTCTGGATGGACGACCCCGGCACATGGTCACCCTGGAGCAGCCG GTCTCGAAGCTAGAAGTGGGGCTGGTGGTCTTGAAGGCTGAAGGCCAGGAGCTCCTGCTAGAGCTGGAGAAGAATCA GCTGCTGGCTCCAGGATACACAGAAACCCACTACAGCCCAGATGGGCAGCCAGTAGTGCTGTTCCCCAACCACACG GATCATTGCCACTACCATGGGCGTGTGAGGGGCTTCCTGGACTCCTGGGTAGTCCTCAGCATCTGCTCTGGGATGAG GGGCCTGATCACACTCAGCAGCAATGCCAGCTATTATGTGCATCCTTGGCCAGCTGGGGACTCCAAAGACTTCTTGACCCACAAGATCTTCCGGACGGAGCAGCTGCTCAGCTGGAAAGGGGCCTGTGGCTACAGGGACCCTGGGGACAAAAGGGACATGGCCAGGCTTTCGTGTGCCACCCAGATCAGG GAGAGGCGGGAGTCCTTGGGGAGCCCGAGGTACCTGGAGCTGTACATAGTGGCGGATCACACCCTG TTCTTGACCCAGCACCGGAACTTGAACCACACCAAACAGCGTCTTCTGGAGGTCGCCAGCTATGTGGATCAG ATTCTCAGGACTCTGGACATTCAGGTGGCGCTGACCGGCCTGGAAGTGTGGACCGAGGAGGACCAGAGCCGCGTCACGCCAGACGCGAACGCCACGCTCTGGGCCTTCCTGCAGTGGCGCCAGGGACTGTGGGCACGGCAGCCACATGACTCGGCTCAGCTGCTCAC GGGCCGCGCCTTCCAGGGCGCCACCGTGGGCCTGGCGCCGGTCGAGGGCATGTGCCGCGCGGAGAGCTCTGGAGGCGTGAGCACC GACCACTCGGAGCTCCCCATTGGTGCTGCAGCCACCATGGCCCACGAGATAGGCCACAGCCTCGGCCTCAGCCACGACCCCGACGGCTGCTGCGTGGAGGCAGCGGCGGAGCAGGGCGGCTGCGTGATGGCCGCAGCTACCCG GCACCCGTTCCCGCGAGTGTTTAGCGCCTGCAGCCGCCGCCAGCTGCGCGCCTTCTTCAGCAAGGGAGGGGGCGCGTGCCTCTCCAACGCGCCGGACTCCGGGCTCCTAGTGCCCCGGGCGCACTGCGGGAATGGCTTCGTGGAAGAGGGCGAGGAGTGCGACTGCGGCGCCGGCCAG GAGTGCCCGGACTCCTGCTGCCATGCCCACAACTGCTCGCTGCGTGCGGGGGCCCAGTGCACCCACGGGGACTGCTGCGCACACTGCTTG CTGAAGCCGGCGGGTGCGCCTTGCCGCCGGTCTGCGGGCGACTGTGACCTCCCTGAATTCTGCACGGGCGTCTCCCCCTATTGCCCCCCCGACATTTACCTACTGGATGGCTCGCCCTGCGCCAGAGGCCGCGGCTACTGCCGGGACGGCGCGTGTCCCACGCTGGAGCATCAGTGCCAGCAGCTCTGGGGGCCTG GCTCCCGCCCAGCCCCGGAGGCTTGTTTCCAGGTTGTGAACTCTGCGGGAGACGCCCATGGGAACTGCGGCCAGCAAAGCGACAGCAGCTTCGTGCCCTGTGCGcagag CGATGCGCAGTGTGGGAAACTGCAGTGCCAGGGCGGGGAGCAGAGTGCACTGGTGCCACACATGGTGCCGGTGGACTCCACCGTACCCCTAGGCAGCCGCCAGGTGACCTGCAAGGGAGCCCTCGTGCTGCCCGGCACCCAGCTGGACCTGCCTGATTTGGGCCTGGTAGAGTCAGGCACCCAGTGTGGACCTAGAATG GTGTGCCAGGAAAGGCGCTGCCGGAACACTACCTTCCGAGAGCTGGAGCTCTGCCTGACCGCCTGCCATGGTCGCGGG GTTTGCAATAGTAACCGTAATTGCCACTGTGCTCTGGGCTGGGCTCCGCCTTTCTGTGACAAGCCAGGGTTTGGTGGTAGTGTGGACAGCGGTCCTATGCAGCCTGAAA ACCAGGACACCTTCACGCTGGCGGTGATCCTTAGTTTtctgctgcctctgctccctgGGGCCGGCCTGGCCTGGTGCTGCTGCCGGCACCCGGAACTCCGTCTCCAACAATGCCTTTGGGGCTCAAGGAGGGACCCTACGTGCAGTGG CACTCTTCCCCCACCTATTGCTCCGCCGACCTTGAGAACTCTGTCAGAGCCCAACAGCCACCTTGAGAAGCCTGTGACCCACGGCCCTGCTTGTACCCCCAAG CAGGTAGAGTCCAAAAGCCAAGATCCTGTCTCTGGTGAAAAGTGA